The genomic window TTTTACCTTTTTGCCAGCCGCCACCCTGAGTTAGTAAAACCTTACAGTTCACGCCATTTGCAGCCCAGCCTTTAGCCTCATCCTCTTCTAACCTGGTCTTCTGAAATACCAAATTCGCCACAGTCTCCATCAATTCTTCACCTGTCAATGTTGAAGCTTCAGCAAAGTTAGCATCCTGAGCCATAGAAATAACATCCTCATCGGACAGAATAATTTGATCGCTCATTTAGTTTTCTCTTTCATTAACACAACATGGCGGATCAAGCGCTAACTTGATCCGCCTTTCCTAAGTTTTCCCACTAAGCACCAATTACTAAGGAATAAAAACAGTGATCAGATGATCGCGGCTCAGGAGTCAGGAGTCAAAATAAAAATAATTAATATACATAATAGATGAGCCGTTTTTTTGTCGCCCTTTTACCACCGCAAGACATTCAAGACTACGCCAACCAGATTAAGCAGTACTTTGCCGATCACTATGCTAGTAGGGGGGCGCTAAAGTCTCCGCCTCATATTACCCTGCAACCGCCCTTTGAATGGGTAGATGCTAATTTGCCACTGCTAGAAGCATCC from Nostoc sp. UHCC 0926 includes these protein-coding regions:
- a CDS encoding KGK domain-containing protein — encoded protein: MSDQIILSDEDVISMAQDANFAEASTLTGEELMETVANLVFQKTRLEEDEAKGWAANGVNCKVLLTQGGGWQKGKIRIRFEFVPDKPTPTKPLIPTNSTSPLDDLRSHLEV